One window of the Lactobacillus sp. PV034 genome contains the following:
- a CDS encoding SLAP domain-containing protein — MKKNVKYLGMAAAALLAVAPVATTGVANAATVVGGNQATGSTTTPASAPSLTFNGSVNATVSTKPADLTTLSAVQSDLKVSGVSGASIVGIGKTVVADQQSGGNVVSSFEAGHTYWVQTTVAVAGLKANETYSVNGKSYPANRNGVIENIPVAYSFVTVDAALQGQPYFVDNTTTNHVNLGNGAFAYKPQSFTAGETIDALMSTIKGAVSPMVNIDGQNKPLTIITSSAEIASQLANQGVTVSNGKISASATSFYVTVATVNPANGKTATAKIQFNKEVNQNVYPAIYQEGNAKNPIKQGNAGIGLSTVSVGKGSKEAIALAKNPISYLKLKAYTINNTASGQIDLSVLSNKIDPNTVGVYPVTLRATNPNGYTTDLTFNVIVNPVEGNGSRTATVQYKEGYGVNIWNVLSSTNVSFSGHRAMAGSTVTIYGEKTVNGVKYYQIGSKDSNDYIQAQYIDGASAETTTKPSTDNKGEESVSGVLTVRYDGKGKVGLTNAEGKYTGQYVSKNSRWKVFAKKTINGREFYRIGNQNQWIPAQYSELED; from the coding sequence ATGAAGAAAAATGTTAAATATTTAGGTATGGCTGCTGCTGCATTATTAGCAGTTGCTCCAGTTGCAACTACTGGTGTTGCTAACGCTGCTACTGTTGTTGGTGGTAACCAAGCTACTGGTAGTACTACCACTCCAGCTTCAGCACCATCTCTTACTTTTAATGGTAGCGTAAATGCTACTGTATCAACTAAACCAGCTGACTTAACTACTTTAAGTGCTGTTCAATCAGATCTTAAAGTTTCAGGTGTTTCAGGAGCTTCAATTGTTGGTATTGGTAAGACTGTTGTTGCTGATCAACAAAGTGGTGGTAACGTTGTTTCTAGTTTTGAAGCAGGCCACACTTACTGGGTACAAACTACTGTTGCAGTTGCAGGTCTTAAAGCAAATGAAACTTACAGTGTAAATGGTAAGAGCTACCCTGCTAACAGAAATGGTGTTATTGAAAACATTCCTGTAGCCTACAGCTTTGTTACTGTTGACGCTGCACTTCAAGGTCAACCATACTTCGTAGATAACACTACTACTAACCACGTTAACCTTGGAAATGGTGCATTTGCTTACAAGCCACAAAGCTTCACTGCTGGTGAAACTATTGATGCTTTAATGAGCACTATTAAGGGTGCAGTTAGTCCAATGGTTAACATTGATGGCCAAAATAAGCCATTAACTATTATCACTTCTTCAGCAGAAATTGCATCACAATTAGCTAACCAAGGTGTTACTGTTTCAAACGGTAAGATTTCAGCTAGTGCAACTAGTTTCTACGTAACTGTTGCAACTGTAAACCCAGCAAATGGTAAGACTGCTACTGCTAAGATCCAATTTAATAAAGAAGTTAACCAAAACGTATACCCAGCAATTTACCAAGAGGGTAATGCTAAGAATCCTATCAAACAAGGTAATGCTGGTATTGGTTTATCAACTGTTAGTGTAGGTAAAGGTTCTAAAGAAGCTATTGCACTTGCTAAGAACCCAATTTCTTACCTTAAATTAAAGGCTTACACTATTAATAACACTGCTTCAGGTCAAATTGACTTAAGTGTCCTTTCAAACAAGATTGATCCTAATACTGTTGGTGTTTACCCAGTAACTCTTAGAGCTACTAACCCTAATGGCTACACTACTGATTTAACTTTCAATGTAATCGTTAACCCAGTTGAAGGTAATGGTTCACGTACTGCAACTGTTCAATACAAAGAAGGTTACGGTGTTAACATTTGGAACGTATTGAGCTCAACTAACGTTTCATTCTCAGGTCACCGTGCAATGGCAGGTTCTACTGTAACTATTTACGGTGAAAAGACTGTTAACGGTGTTAAATACTACCAAATCGGTTCAAAGGATAGTAACGACTACATCCAAGCTCAATACATTGATGGTGCTTCAGCAGAAACTACTACTAAGCCATCAACTGACAACAAGGGTGAAGAATCAGTTAGCGGTGTATTAACTGTTCGTTACGATGGTAAGGGTAAAGTTGGTCTTACTAACGCAGAAGGTAAATACACTGGTCAATACGTATCAAAGAACTCACGTTGGAAGGTATTCGCTAAGAAGACTATCAACGGTCGTGAATTCTACCGTATTGGTAACCAAAACCAATGGATTCCTGCACAATACTCAGAATTAGAAGACTAA
- a CDS encoding acyltransferase: protein MNTKRIHYLDLLRVLAIICVIIIHMSSQSPFYAKNLHTTSWIGVNFWDSMVRFSVPIFVMISGVLFLDPERRINMHRVYKKNIVRIVTAFIFWDLFYAFYTYFFETHTIKMLLTLIFRGYSHLWFLPMIVGLYLIVPLLRKFTTDQKLMQYYLALALFFSILLPTFYTTYYALAAHHTMPYMVQLFIYNFQKVTDSVYFRFTMFFSTYFVAGYYFHQAKLTKKRRYIIYLLGLIGLISGWAFSNFFSLRYNTPITPLYDYMSLPVALTSIAVFVLVKELGEKINWTKYSRADKVLILLSKLTFGIYLVHFVFVRILVVYFHLFDHFPNTFISVPLGTLIVFILATIVMYFVSYIPWFNRHIM, encoded by the coding sequence ATGAACACAAAACGCATACACTACTTGGACTTATTAAGAGTCTTAGCAATTATATGTGTCATTATTATTCATATGTCTAGTCAAAGCCCATTTTATGCTAAGAATTTACATACAACATCTTGGATTGGGGTTAATTTTTGGGATTCAATGGTCCGATTCAGTGTACCAATATTTGTTATGATCTCTGGTGTCCTTTTCCTAGATCCAGAACGAAGAATTAACATGCACCGGGTATATAAGAAAAACATTGTGCGAATAGTTACGGCCTTCATATTTTGGGATTTATTCTATGCTTTTTATACGTACTTTTTTGAGACGCATACTATAAAAATGCTATTAACTCTTATCTTTAGAGGTTATTCCCACTTGTGGTTTTTACCGATGATTGTTGGGCTTTATTTAATTGTGCCATTATTAAGAAAATTTACTACAGATCAAAAACTAATGCAGTACTATTTAGCATTGGCACTCTTCTTTTCAATTCTATTACCAACATTCTATACCACTTATTATGCCTTAGCTGCACATCACACAATGCCTTACATGGTACAACTTTTTATATATAATTTTCAAAAGGTGACTGATAGTGTCTATTTTAGATTTACGATGTTCTTTTCAACATATTTTGTTGCTGGATACTATTTCCACCAAGCAAAACTTACTAAGAAAAGACGCTATATAATATATTTATTAGGCTTGATTGGTTTAATTAGTGGTTGGGCGTTTTCTAATTTCTTTTCATTGAGATACAATACGCCAATTACTCCTTTGTATGATTACATGAGTTTACCAGTAGCTTTGACCAGTATTGCAGTTTTTGTGTTGGTCAAAGAACTAGGAGAAAAGATTAACTGGACCAAATATTCTCGAGCTGATAAGGTTCTAATCCTTCTATCAAAGTTAACATTTGGAATCTACCTCGTGCACTTCGTCTTTGTTAGAATTCTCGTGGTTTATTTCCACTTATTTGATCATTTCCCAAATACATTTATTTCAGTTCCTTTAGGAACATTAATTGTATTCATTTTGGCAACGATAGTTATGTATTTTGTCTCTTATATTCCTTGGTTTAATCGCCATATTATGTAG
- a CDS encoding SLAP domain-containing protein, with product MKKNVKYLGVAAAALLAVAPVAVTGVANAATIQVQGGTAQPSATQGTILANLTATNVASLKDGSNADTVAADLSATLNGQAITPKVFGDNKAYVVPANTTDYSVTNVKNVAVKTLKANTEYKLVVPQVGFTGLSTDAKANYTFNGGKLTVDPYGNSNVVPVVSSTFEIAQGNAYFTQNNTVVSGTTSIELGSVNTVEALASKIQGEVVAANTGSLTQSNKTALESQIKNALANAGVAVNANGSFVAPVTNFTVPYTAQFPNGSSATINVIVKVTSTTPSEYTDNGPQFALTANGEKVITRVSDSKYNLSLKQGTNFNANDLVKAFDVTFSKSNGAKLTTATVVSNNVNTAVPGNYQVVLSATNPAGVTNKVVVNVTVTSNGTTARTVKYVPGYNVFAWTINGNRATISDTKYPDGATVTTEGEGVTVGGVKYLKIANSDLYIQAQYVDGSYKPSTSNKGEESVSGVLTVKYDGKGKVGLTDANGKYTGQYVSKNSRWKVFAKKTINGREFYRIGNQKQWIPAQYSELAD from the coding sequence ATGAAGAAAAATGTTAAATATTTAGGTGTGGCTGCTGCTGCATTATTAGCAGTTGCCCCAGTTGCTGTAACTGGTGTTGCTAACGCTGCAACTATTCAAGTTCAAGGCGGTACTGCACAACCTTCAGCTACTCAAGGTACTATTCTTGCTAACTTAACTGCAACTAACGTTGCTAGCTTAAAAGATGGTTCTAACGCTGATACTGTTGCAGCCGATTTATCTGCAACTTTAAACGGTCAAGCAATTACCCCTAAGGTTTTTGGTGACAACAAAGCTTACGTTGTTCCTGCAAATACTACTGATTACAGCGTTACTAATGTAAAAAATGTTGCAGTTAAGACTTTAAAGGCTAACACTGAATATAAACTTGTTGTTCCACAAGTGGGTTTCACTGGCTTAAGCACTGATGCTAAAGCAAACTACACTTTCAATGGTGGTAAGTTAACTGTTGATCCTTATGGCAACTCAAATGTAGTACCAGTTGTAAGTTCTACTTTTGAAATTGCTCAAGGCAATGCATACTTCACTCAAAACAACACTGTTGTAAGTGGTACTACTTCAATTGAATTAGGTAGCGTTAACACTGTAGAAGCATTAGCTTCTAAAATTCAAGGTGAAGTTGTAGCTGCAAATACTGGTTCATTAACACAATCAAATAAGACTGCATTAGAAAGTCAAATTAAGAACGCATTGGCAAATGCTGGTGTTGCAGTTAACGCAAACGGTTCATTTGTTGCTCCAGTAACTAACTTTACTGTTCCATATACTGCACAATTCCCTAACGGCTCAAGTGCAACTATTAACGTAATTGTTAAAGTTACTTCTACTACTCCATCAGAATACACTGATAATGGTCCTCAATTTGCTTTAACTGCTAATGGTGAAAAAGTTATTACTAGAGTTTCAGATAGTAAGTACAACTTATCACTTAAGCAAGGTACTAACTTTAATGCTAACGATTTAGTAAAAGCATTTGACGTAACTTTCTCAAAATCAAATGGTGCTAAGTTAACTACCGCAACTGTAGTTTCAAACAATGTTAATACTGCAGTACCTGGTAACTACCAAGTTGTTCTTAGTGCAACTAACCCAGCAGGTGTAACTAACAAGGTTGTTGTTAACGTTACTGTAACTTCAAACGGTACTACTGCAAGAACTGTTAAATACGTACCTGGTTACAACGTATTTGCATGGACTATCAACGGTAACCGTGCAACTATCAGTGATACTAAATACCCTGATGGTGCAACTGTAACTACTGAAGGTGAAGGCGTTACTGTTGGTGGCGTTAAGTACCTTAAGATTGCTAACAGTGATTTATACATCCAAGCTCAATACGTTGACGGTTCATACAAGCCATCAACTAGCAACAAGGGTGAAGAATCAGTTAGCGGTGTATTAACTGTTAAGTACGATGGTAAAGGTAAAGTTGGTCTTACTGATGCAAACGGTAAATACACTGGTCAATACGTATCAAAGAACTCACGTTGGAAGGTATTCGCTAAGAAGACTATCAACGGTCGTGAATTCTACCGTATTGGTAACCAAAAACAATGGATTCCTGCACAATACTCAGAATTAGCTGACTAA